From the genome of Gemmatimonas sp., one region includes:
- a CDS encoding OFA family MFS transporter: MSKSRWPIPLGAVLVHLGIGSVYAWSTLNRPIIAALPPQPWWGSPPYTTFTAALVLLGLSAATMGPWVERRGARVAAKTSAMFFAGGLALGGLGLLWQQPLLVFLGLGILCGIGCGIGYIAPVSTLVKWFPERRGMATGFAIMGFGGGAFLGGYANAFLIEQLGVARTLFVLSGVYFALMSAGAQLLRPAPEVHRGVTMPIATGLTRSEAIRTPQFLLLWGMLCVNVTAGIGILAQASPMMQDLFGRTPKQAAAVVAVISLSNAGGRLLWSSASDLLGRRATYLLFFAVQFALFLAIPRFAQAGAWWPFLACLLTVFTMYGGGFATMPAFLADLFGARNVGAIHGAVLTAWSVAAVMGPVIITQLSERARAALAPGAPRVHIYDQPLMLLAGLLVVGLVLTLAVKPLPSATK; encoded by the coding sequence ATGTCGAAATCCCGCTGGCCGATCCCCCTCGGCGCCGTCCTCGTTCATCTGGGCATCGGCTCGGTGTACGCCTGGAGCACGCTCAACCGCCCGATCATCGCCGCGCTCCCCCCGCAGCCGTGGTGGGGAAGCCCACCGTACACCACGTTCACCGCCGCGCTCGTGCTGCTCGGCCTGAGCGCGGCGACCATGGGACCGTGGGTGGAACGGCGTGGCGCGCGGGTCGCGGCCAAAACGTCGGCCATGTTCTTTGCGGGCGGACTCGCGCTGGGCGGGCTTGGCCTGCTCTGGCAGCAACCGCTGCTGGTGTTTCTGGGGCTGGGCATCCTCTGTGGCATCGGCTGCGGGATTGGGTACATCGCGCCGGTAAGCACGCTGGTGAAGTGGTTCCCCGAGCGACGCGGTATGGCCACCGGGTTCGCCATCATGGGCTTCGGCGGCGGCGCGTTTCTGGGTGGTTATGCGAATGCCTTTCTGATTGAACAGCTGGGTGTGGCGCGCACCCTGTTCGTCTTGAGCGGCGTGTACTTCGCCCTGATGTCGGCCGGCGCTCAGCTGCTGCGTCCCGCGCCCGAGGTGCACCGCGGCGTCACCATGCCGATCGCGACCGGACTCACCCGCAGTGAAGCAATCCGAACCCCGCAGTTCCTGCTGCTCTGGGGCATGCTGTGTGTGAACGTCACGGCCGGCATCGGCATTCTTGCCCAGGCGTCGCCCATGATGCAGGACCTCTTTGGCCGCACACCCAAGCAGGCCGCCGCCGTGGTCGCGGTGATCAGTCTGTCCAATGCCGGCGGACGTCTGCTCTGGTCGAGCGCCTCGGATCTGCTGGGTCGCCGTGCCACATATCTCCTGTTCTTCGCCGTGCAGTTCGCACTGTTTCTGGCGATTCCGCGCTTTGCCCAGGCGGGCGCGTGGTGGCCGTTCCTCGCCTGCCTCCTCACGGTGTTCACGATGTACGGCGGCGGATTCGCCACCATGCCGGCGTTTCTGGCCGACCTGTTCGGTGCGCGGAACGTGGGCGCCATTCACGGGGCCGTGCTCACCGCGTGGAGTGTGGCCGCCGTGATGGGACCGGTAATCATCACGCAGTTGTCGGAACGCGCCCGTGCGGCGCTGGCCCCGGGCGCCCCCCGCGTCCACATCTACGATCAACCGCTCATGCTGCTGGCCGGCTTGCTGGTCGTGGGACTGGTGCTCACGCTGGCGGTGAAACCGCTGCCCAGCGCGACGAAATAA
- a CDS encoding serine hydrolase domain-containing protein translates to MTRFPLAILVSALMLSNYPLEAQSAPDFAAVDSFVTQVMRADRLPGASLAIVHAGQVVHVRGFGTDGYRRPVTPNSSFTLGSMSKGFTALAIMQLVDRGRVELDAPVQRYLPWFRVADSTASRQITVRHLLLHTSGIPTRARRAAGASRTLTDHVRALAGTALARAPGAGHEYASPNYLVLGAIIEAVTGEPYATYVERSIFAPLQMGHSYTDRTRAIAQGMAKGHVYALGYPRATTLPFEHDRLPTAALISSAQDMAQFLIAQLNAGRYEGARVASSASVEAMHTGGAPSEGFSYAFGWRDGKIGGVRAVHHGGITPNFRGKMVLLPDSGWGVVVLTNASTGIPMPLAPTSHRLADDIAAYLVGVPLPPPTSPHRTRWLALAVVLFGVLASQVRGLWRLRRAPVHTFPGRAWLMAAFDLAVGAVMAIVPPRLLAASWRELPAVAPDLALWLFVVATLCAASALMRIRALARSSVNSTGPRALL, encoded by the coding sequence ATGACTCGCTTTCCTCTGGCCATTCTCGTGAGTGCGCTGATGCTGTCGAATTACCCGCTCGAGGCCCAGTCCGCGCCGGATTTTGCTGCGGTTGACTCCTTCGTGACGCAGGTGATGCGAGCCGACCGGTTGCCCGGCGCGTCGCTGGCGATCGTGCATGCTGGGCAGGTGGTGCATGTGCGCGGGTTTGGTACGGATGGCTACCGTCGCCCCGTGACGCCGAACAGCAGTTTTACGCTCGGATCGATGAGCAAGGGGTTCACCGCGCTCGCCATCATGCAGTTGGTAGACCGCGGGCGCGTGGAATTGGATGCGCCGGTGCAGCGGTATCTGCCGTGGTTTCGGGTGGCCGACAGTACGGCCAGCAGGCAGATCACGGTCCGGCATCTGCTGCTGCACACCAGCGGTATTCCCACACGTGCGCGACGCGCGGCAGGGGCGTCGCGCACCCTGACCGACCACGTCCGCGCATTGGCTGGCACTGCGTTGGCGCGCGCGCCGGGCGCGGGACATGAGTATGCGAGTCCGAACTATCTCGTGCTCGGTGCGATCATCGAGGCCGTCACAGGCGAGCCGTACGCGACCTATGTCGAGCGATCGATCTTCGCGCCGCTGCAGATGGGTCACAGTTACACCGATCGGACGCGTGCCATTGCGCAGGGCATGGCGAAGGGACACGTGTATGCGCTCGGCTATCCGCGCGCGACCACGCTCCCCTTCGAGCACGATCGCCTGCCGACGGCGGCGCTGATCAGTAGCGCGCAGGACATGGCGCAGTTCCTGATCGCGCAGCTCAATGCCGGCAGGTACGAGGGCGCGCGCGTGGCGAGCTCAGCGTCGGTGGAGGCGATGCACACGGGCGGCGCCCCGTCCGAAGGCTTCTCCTATGCCTTCGGGTGGCGCGACGGAAAGATCGGTGGAGTGCGCGCCGTGCATCACGGTGGCATCACGCCGAACTTCCGTGGAAAGATGGTGTTGCTGCCGGATTCCGGGTGGGGCGTGGTTGTCCTCACGAATGCCTCTACGGGGATTCCGATGCCGCTCGCTCCGACCAGTCACCGGTTGGCAGACGACATCGCCGCGTACCTTGTCGGTGTCCCGCTCCCGCCGCCCACGTCCCCACATCGTACACGCTGGCTAGCGCTTGCCGTGGTCCTGTTCGGCGTGCTGGCGAGCCAAGTCCGCGGCCTGTGGCGACTACGTCGTGCTCCAGTGCACACTTTCCCAGGCCGAGCCTGGCTGATGGCGGCGTTCGACTTGGCCGTGGGTGCGGTCATGGCGATCGTACCGCCGCGCCTACTCGCGGCATCATGGCGAGAGTTGCCGGCGGTCGCCCCGGACCTCGCGCTGTGGCTATTCGTGGTAGCGACCCTCTGCGCCGCATCGGCCCTGATGCGCATTCGAGCGCTCGCGAGATCGTCCGTCAATTCCACGGGTCCAAGGGCGCTTTTGTGA
- a CDS encoding DUF305 domain-containing protein gives MPPSLRRPIRLAALSAGLVVMTACATSRSASSAGPAFQMGDAGAVARARADSLRYPWVKADVDFMSGMIHHHAQAITISRWAPSHGASASVQRLTARIINAQADEITIMQTWLKDRRQTVPMVDSLGNVTMGGAGHDMAAMAGHDMSAMGGMAMGQMSMPGMLTDAQLKELNAARGTEFDRLFLTYMIQHHRGAVSMVKTLFAAQGAGQDETVFKFANDVEVDQSTEIKRMFTMMLEMGFAPPA, from the coding sequence ATGCCTCCTTCCCTCCGCCGTCCGATCCGCCTGGCTGCCTTGAGCGCCGGGCTCGTGGTCATGACGGCCTGCGCGACCTCGCGGTCGGCCTCGTCGGCCGGTCCCGCCTTTCAGATGGGTGACGCCGGCGCGGTCGCGCGCGCGCGCGCCGACAGCCTGCGCTATCCCTGGGTGAAGGCCGACGTGGACTTCATGAGCGGCATGATCCACCACCACGCGCAGGCGATCACGATCTCCCGCTGGGCGCCTTCACATGGCGCAAGCGCGTCGGTGCAGCGGCTCACGGCGCGCATCATCAATGCGCAGGCCGATGAGATCACGATCATGCAGACGTGGCTGAAAGACCGCCGTCAGACGGTGCCGATGGTCGATTCCCTCGGCAACGTGACCATGGGCGGTGCGGGGCATGACATGGCGGCCATGGCTGGCCACGATATGTCGGCAATGGGCGGCATGGCCATGGGCCAAATGTCGATGCCGGGCATGCTCACCGATGCGCAGCTCAAGGAGCTCAACGCCGCGCGCGGCACCGAGTTCGACCGGCTGTTCCTGACCTACATGATTCAGCATCACCGCGGCGCCGTCTCGATGGTGAAGACGTTGTTCGCGGCGCAGGGCGCGGGGCAGGACGAAACGGTGTTCAAGTTCGCGAACGATGTCGAGGTCGATCAGAGCACCGAGATCAAGCGCATGTTCACGATGATGTTGGAGATGGGATTCGCGCCGCCGGCGTAA
- a CDS encoding TfoX/Sxy family protein, with protein MASDLSFVEYVRDQMHGAGAVTFKKMFGEYALYIDEKIVALVCDNQLFVKPTVAGRALLGTVTEAPPYPGAKPQLLITEQLEDQELIVALMRATAAELPAPKPKPAKKAPKKAPKKAPKKAR; from the coding sequence ATGGCGTCTGATCTCAGTTTCGTGGAGTACGTGCGCGACCAGATGCACGGCGCCGGCGCCGTGACGTTCAAGAAGATGTTCGGCGAGTACGCGCTGTACATCGACGAGAAGATCGTGGCGCTGGTGTGCGACAATCAGCTGTTCGTGAAACCGACGGTGGCCGGCCGCGCGCTCCTGGGCACCGTCACGGAAGCGCCGCCGTATCCCGGCGCCAAGCCGCAGCTGCTGATCACGGAACAGCTCGAGGATCAGGAGTTGATCGTCGCCCTGATGCGGGCAACGGCGGCCGAGTTGCCGGCGCCCAAGCCGAAGCCCGCGAAGAAAGCACCGAAGAAAGCACCGAAGAAAGCGCCGAAGAAAGCGCGCTGA
- a CDS encoding glycoside hydrolase family 9 protein codes for MRFALTAAAALLLTSLSARAQRPLLPIEHVNSAEFGWLQKPVLASRVLDDFTQPSAWKFSGTGTVSSPQQPALGDMRSLRVELQMFRNAPAPNRARLSSVNLQRTFPNEDWSGYNRLSLWVRPDFAGIPVLPLQLVLHNDGVEKVPDRYDREGTHFITFARNGWQQIVWEIDPLARDRVTRLEIGYFVNRMLAGAGDHVAFEIGKLELQKVDPDVHTGWVTGANKIAFSHSGYQSGSSKSAIASALSAQSFELVSVQDIAFGETVLRKPITTVQTRNGTFQQMDFSEIQTPGSYVLRAGGITSKPFAIGNDVWKSSIWKTLNFFYGNRCGDDIPGVHGIDHLDWFATHDSTRLTMSGGWHDAGDLSQGLINTGEATYAMFALADKLAARGDDPALTARLVEEAKWGLDWVLRVRFPGGYRIGFGSHNYWSNNIAGDADDRLVAAKNNPNVNYIASAAAAIGYRVLKDREPALAARALRVAREDWEFAIVGIEGPSTWHTPAFAASRMELAGVGITASLELFAATGEARYRDKAVELARVVMASQQVARVGSVFPLSGFFYTGPDRDTIFHQFHKASDQAPIVALSQLVRALPDHPEWMQWYATIARYAEYQKRGATTTAPYHVLPAYVYRLADSVQVPESGGRYLEKQDQYAAQVRAGMPMGDGWFLRAFPVWFQRRGNYGVLLSQAKALSTASRLRGDSTGLDLAQQQAQWVVGRNPFVQSTMYGEGYDWAQQYSVSSADFVGSLPVGMQSRGTTDLPYWPSQNTYVYKEVWVHSSSRWLWLMEDLLPVTTIGNALSRHQASFPTLAFSSTIAADGTITFTLSVSGTGVHRYELRTDNLRGTTVAQTVTLRSGMPTTMVWTAKRLRADSPYTAVVIEDGNVTRTRDLFAQ; via the coding sequence ATGCGATTCGCGCTCACCGCTGCTGCCGCGCTGCTGCTTACTTCGCTGTCGGCCCGCGCCCAGCGGCCGCTGCTCCCGATCGAGCATGTCAACTCAGCCGAATTCGGCTGGCTGCAGAAGCCGGTGCTGGCCAGTCGGGTACTCGATGACTTTACGCAGCCGTCAGCGTGGAAGTTCAGCGGCACCGGCACCGTGTCCTCTCCGCAACAGCCGGCGCTCGGCGACATGCGGTCGCTCCGCGTGGAGCTGCAGATGTTCCGGAATGCGCCTGCCCCGAACCGCGCACGGCTCTCGAGTGTCAATCTGCAGCGCACGTTCCCCAACGAGGACTGGAGCGGCTACAACCGACTTTCGCTCTGGGTGCGCCCCGACTTCGCCGGCATTCCCGTGCTGCCTCTGCAACTTGTGCTGCACAATGACGGCGTGGAGAAGGTGCCGGATCGCTACGACCGTGAAGGCACCCATTTCATCACCTTCGCGCGCAACGGCTGGCAGCAGATTGTGTGGGAAATCGATCCGTTGGCGCGCGATCGTGTCACGCGGCTCGAGATCGGCTATTTCGTGAACCGCATGCTCGCTGGCGCCGGCGATCACGTCGCCTTCGAGATCGGCAAGCTCGAACTGCAGAAAGTCGACCCCGATGTACACACCGGCTGGGTCACCGGCGCGAACAAGATCGCCTTCAGTCACAGCGGCTATCAGTCCGGCAGCTCCAAGTCCGCGATCGCCAGCGCGCTGTCCGCGCAGTCCTTCGAGTTGGTGAGCGTACAGGACATCGCGTTCGGCGAAACGGTGCTCCGCAAGCCGATCACGACGGTGCAAACGCGCAACGGCACCTTTCAGCAGATGGACTTCTCGGAGATCCAAACGCCGGGCAGTTACGTGCTGCGCGCCGGTGGCATCACGAGCAAGCCGTTCGCCATCGGCAACGACGTCTGGAAGTCGTCGATCTGGAAGACGCTCAATTTCTTTTATGGCAACCGGTGCGGTGATGACATTCCCGGTGTGCATGGCATCGATCATCTCGACTGGTTCGCCACGCACGACAGCACCCGCCTCACGATGAGCGGCGGCTGGCATGATGCCGGCGACCTGTCGCAGGGATTGATCAATACCGGCGAAGCGACCTACGCCATGTTCGCGCTGGCCGACAAGCTTGCCGCGCGCGGCGACGACCCGGCACTCACGGCACGCCTCGTGGAAGAGGCAAAGTGGGGACTCGACTGGGTGCTGCGCGTGCGCTTTCCCGGCGGCTATCGCATCGGCTTCGGTTCGCACAACTACTGGTCGAACAACATCGCAGGCGATGCGGATGATCGCCTTGTAGCAGCGAAGAACAATCCCAACGTGAACTACATCGCGTCGGCCGCGGCAGCCATCGGATACCGCGTGCTGAAGGATCGCGAGCCGGCACTGGCGGCACGCGCACTCCGTGTGGCGCGCGAAGACTGGGAGTTCGCGATCGTGGGGATCGAAGGGCCGAGCACCTGGCACACGCCGGCCTTCGCCGCCTCGCGCATGGAGTTGGCCGGCGTCGGTATCACGGCATCACTCGAGCTCTTCGCGGCCACCGGCGAAGCGCGATACCGCGACAAGGCGGTTGAGCTGGCGCGGGTGGTGATGGCGTCGCAGCAAGTCGCGCGCGTGGGTTCCGTGTTTCCCCTGTCCGGGTTTTTCTACACCGGTCCCGATCGCGACACGATCTTTCACCAGTTTCACAAGGCGTCAGATCAGGCGCCGATTGTCGCGCTGTCGCAGCTGGTGCGTGCGCTACCAGACCACCCCGAGTGGATGCAATGGTACGCCACGATCGCACGCTACGCCGAGTACCAGAAGCGTGGTGCGACCACCACGGCGCCGTATCATGTGTTGCCGGCCTACGTGTATCGACTCGCCGACAGCGTGCAGGTGCCCGAGTCGGGCGGTCGCTATCTGGAGAAACAGGATCAGTACGCCGCGCAAGTGCGCGCCGGTATGCCCATGGGCGACGGATGGTTCCTGCGCGCATTCCCCGTGTGGTTTCAGCGTCGCGGCAACTACGGCGTGCTGCTGTCGCAGGCGAAGGCACTTTCCACCGCCTCTCGGCTTCGCGGCGACAGTACGGGGCTCGACCTGGCGCAGCAGCAGGCGCAGTGGGTCGTCGGCCGCAATCCCTTCGTGCAGAGCACGATGTACGGCGAGGGGTATGACTGGGCGCAGCAGTACAGCGTGTCGTCGGCCGACTTCGTAGGGTCACTGCCGGTGGGAATGCAGAGTCGCGGCACCACTGACCTGCCCTACTGGCCGTCGCAAAACACGTACGTGTACAAGGAAGTGTGGGTGCATTCCAGCAGCCGCTGGTTGTGGCTCATGGAAGACCTGCTACCCGTCACGACTATAGGCAACGCGCTCTCGCGCCACCAGGCGTCATTTCCCACGCTGGCGTTCAGCAGCACCATCGCCGCTGACGGCACGATCACCTTCACGCTCAGCGTGAGCGGCACGGGTGTACACCGCTATGAGTTGCGCACCGACAATCTGCGCGGGACCACCGTCGCGCAGACAGTCACGCTGCGCAGCGGTATGCCAACCACGATGGTGTGGACCGCGAAGCGGCTGCGGGCCGACTCGCCGTATACCGCCGTCGTGATCGAAGACGGCAACGTCACACGCACGCGCGACCTGTTCGCGCAGTAG
- a CDS encoding DUF2007 domain-containing protein produces MTNAWHVLVTYASGFEADLAIARLESAEIPAMRDSNDTVGIFGPGFQGATARGVSVLVPEAFVDDARAVLVDVVSADAVEDEPPEGYISES; encoded by the coding sequence ATGACGAATGCCTGGCACGTGCTGGTGACCTATGCCTCGGGCTTTGAGGCCGACCTGGCGATCGCCCGCCTCGAATCGGCGGAGATCCCGGCGATGCGCGACAGCAATGATACGGTGGGCATTTTCGGGCCTGGCTTTCAGGGTGCGACGGCGCGCGGCGTATCCGTGCTCGTGCCGGAGGCGTTCGTCGACGATGCGCGTGCGGTGCTCGTCGATGTGGTGTCGGCCGATGCGGTCGAGGATGAGCCTCCCGAGGGCTACATTAGCGAGTCCTGA
- a CDS encoding PQQ-binding-like beta-propeller repeat protein has translation MARSRISNVIYVGVGSHVVAIQASSGEELWRTKLKNSSFVTVSLEGDALYAGAGGEVFCLEPTSGQILWHNKLKGLGLGIVAFTGSSVSAAQAAAMAAQAAATTAATV, from the coding sequence ATGGCACGCTCGCGCATTTCAAACGTGATCTACGTCGGGGTCGGTTCGCACGTGGTAGCGATTCAGGCGTCGTCGGGCGAGGAGTTGTGGCGCACAAAGCTCAAGAACTCGAGCTTCGTCACCGTCTCGTTGGAAGGTGACGCACTGTACGCCGGCGCCGGCGGGGAAGTGTTCTGCCTCGAACCGACCTCCGGACAGATTCTGTGGCACAACAAGCTCAAGGGGCTCGGCTTGGGTATCGTCGCGTTCACGGGCTCGAGCGTCAGCGCGGCGCAGGCGGCGGCCATGGCCGCGCAGGCCGCGGCGACAACGGCCGCCACGGTATAG
- a CDS encoding fasciclin domain-containing protein, producing MTTNTESATPTHVALHDIVDTAVAAGSFTTLVAAVTAAGLGETLKGAGPFTVFAPTDEAFAKLPAGTVENLLKPENKDTLVSILTYHVVPGKVMSADIAGKALHVKTVQGADVAVDATNGVTVGGATVVTADIEATNGVIHVIDAVIMPPTAA from the coding sequence ATGACGACCAATACGGAAAGCGCGACCCCGACCCACGTTGCGCTGCATGATATCGTCGACACCGCGGTAGCGGCTGGTAGCTTCACGACGCTCGTGGCGGCCGTCACGGCCGCTGGACTCGGTGAGACGCTCAAGGGCGCGGGCCCGTTCACGGTGTTCGCACCGACCGACGAGGCCTTTGCGAAGCTTCCCGCCGGCACGGTCGAGAATCTCCTGAAGCCGGAGAACAAGGACACGCTGGTGTCGATCCTCACGTATCATGTTGTGCCGGGCAAGGTCATGTCGGCGGACATCGCCGGCAAGGCGTTGCACGTGAAGACGGTGCAGGGTGCGGACGTCGCCGTCGACGCGACGAACGGCGTGACGGTTGGTGGCGCCACGGTGGTCACGGCCGACATCGAAGCGACGAACGGCGTGATCCACGTGATCGATGCGGTCATCATGCCGCCGACGGCCGCGTAA
- a CDS encoding DUF188 domain-containing protein, with the protein MPTLWLDADAAPRDVKEVCYRACDRLALDTILVANQRLILPVGYAKLSAVRVDGGADVADAYIAAHAVAGDVVITADIPLAAILVPNRIYVIDPRGGLYTAESIGERLSVRNFMEGLRGSGVETGGHGTYGAREKQQFANALDRVLAKALRA; encoded by the coding sequence ATGCCGACACTCTGGCTCGACGCCGATGCCGCCCCGCGCGATGTGAAGGAGGTCTGCTACCGCGCATGCGACCGTCTCGCGCTCGACACGATTCTGGTGGCGAATCAGCGACTCATTCTCCCCGTTGGCTACGCCAAGCTGTCGGCGGTACGAGTGGATGGCGGCGCGGATGTGGCCGATGCCTATATCGCGGCGCATGCGGTGGCTGGCGATGTCGTGATCACCGCCGACATTCCCCTCGCAGCGATCCTGGTGCCGAATCGCATCTACGTGATCGATCCGCGTGGTGGGCTCTACACCGCGGAAAGCATTGGCGAGCGTCTCTCGGTGCGCAACTTCATGGAAGGACTGCGCGGCTCGGGGGTGGAAACCGGCGGGCACGGCACGTACGGCGCGCGCGAGAAGCAGCAGTTCGCCAACGCGCTCGACCGCGTACTGGCGAAGGCGTTGCGCGCGTGA
- a CDS encoding pentapeptide repeat-containing protein, with translation MTKTDWEGQDISGQTHTGVKFIDLECTEAVNRGAVFTDCTFQRATFNCSVHTDAAFVNCTFNGCSFFDARFTECKFVGSNFVRCTFDLMQIAGGNWSHVGLSGADLSRAIVRGARLREADLSRVRCHDGSIRDADLSGADFDGADFTDCDLRGSDLSSLDSARVRLKGAIIDMQQALSLVQAMGLDVRAD, from the coding sequence ATGACAAAGACCGACTGGGAAGGACAGGACATCTCCGGGCAGACCCACACCGGCGTGAAGTTCATCGACCTCGAATGCACCGAGGCCGTGAATCGTGGCGCAGTGTTCACCGACTGCACTTTTCAGCGTGCCACGTTCAACTGCTCGGTGCACACCGATGCTGCGTTCGTGAACTGCACGTTCAACGGCTGCTCGTTCTTCGACGCGCGTTTCACCGAGTGCAAGTTCGTGGGCAGTAATTTCGTACGCTGCACCTTCGACTTGATGCAGATCGCCGGCGGCAATTGGTCGCATGTCGGTCTGTCGGGCGCGGATCTCTCGCGGGCGATCGTGCGTGGCGCGCGCCTACGCGAAGCCGACCTTTCACGGGTGCGCTGTCACGACGGATCGATCCGCGATGCGGATCTTTCGGGCGCCGACTTCGACGGCGCCGATTTTACCGACTGCGATCTGCGTGGCAGCGACTTGAGTTCCCTCGACTCGGCCCGCGTGCGGCTCAAGGGCGCGATCATCGACATGCAACAGGCGCTGTCACTCGTGCAGGCCATGGGGCTCGACGTCCGGGCCGACTGA
- a CDS encoding alpha/beta hydrolase-fold protein: MVRRLRDVRFTLAAGLLTVGAFPSAGGAQTRVLRIASTVLNETRAVHVQLPPNYAMARQRYPVVVLLDGQVRAFFDLAVASTNYNLTGDAYRFAMPPQIVIGVEQGERSIDLARNADAFHRFLTTEVLPRIDREYRTMPFRTLIGHSLGARFALTMMCRTPTEFSAIIAISGALADSSRDESTRCLSSAAGGGTSTAPLRHLVISGGSLEPRTMASTDRLFATLRGQLSAQAAPTWRIHRVDATGLEHTGAPLVSIPMGLRFVFDGEAWDLPPSIADSLRERLGDPDALLAAGTAAVSARIGQPVAPTAAWMATVVRTWLARRDARAALTAAERLVRDYPEQMDSHTLLADARQLSGDLDGTRKAITAALDLSNRIAWHDERQKAAVQAFLRRSLAERAP; this comes from the coding sequence ATGGTGCGACGGTTGCGTGATGTGCGGTTCACTCTTGCCGCCGGGCTACTCACCGTCGGTGCCTTCCCTTCCGCTGGTGGTGCGCAGACGCGCGTGCTGCGCATCGCCTCGACGGTGTTGAACGAAACGCGCGCGGTGCATGTACAGCTGCCGCCGAACTATGCGATGGCACGCCAGCGTTATCCGGTAGTGGTACTGCTCGACGGACAGGTGCGCGCGTTCTTCGATCTCGCCGTAGCCAGCACCAACTACAATCTCACCGGTGACGCGTATCGATTCGCGATGCCGCCTCAGATTGTGATCGGCGTAGAACAAGGTGAGCGCAGCATCGATCTCGCCCGCAATGCCGACGCGTTCCATCGCTTCCTCACCACCGAGGTCCTACCGCGCATCGACCGCGAGTATCGCACGATGCCGTTCCGCACGCTCATTGGCCACTCGCTCGGCGCCCGTTTCGCGCTCACCATGATGTGCCGCACGCCCACAGAGTTCTCGGCCATCATCGCGATCAGCGGGGCGCTTGCCGATTCGTCGCGCGACGAATCAACCCGCTGCCTGTCGTCGGCCGCGGGCGGTGGCACATCGACCGCGCCACTGCGCCATCTCGTGATCTCGGGCGGCTCGCTCGAGCCGCGCACGATGGCGAGCACGGATCGGCTCTTCGCGACGCTGCGCGGTCAACTCAGCGCCCAGGCCGCACCGACGTGGCGCATCCATCGCGTCGACGCCACCGGACTCGAACACACCGGTGCGCCGCTGGTGAGCATCCCGATGGGCCTGCGCTTCGTGTTCGACGGCGAGGCGTGGGACCTCCCACCGTCCATCGCCGACAGCCTGCGCGAGCGGCTGGGAGATCCCGATGCCCTGCTGGCCGCCGGCACCGCCGCGGTCTCGGCGCGCATCGGCCAGCCGGTTGCCCCCACGGCCGCATGGATGGCGACCGTGGTGCGCACCTGGCTCGCTCGCCGCGACGCCCGTGCCGCACTGACGGCGGCCGAACGACTGGTGCGCGACTACCCCGAGCAAATGGACAGCCACACGCTGTTGGCCGACGCACGGCAGTTGAGCGGCGACCTCGATGGCACGCGCAAGGCGATCACGGCCGCACTCGATCTGTCGAACCGGATCGCTTGGCACGACGAACGACAGAAGGCGGCCGTGCAGGCATTCCTCCGGCGATCACTCGCCGAGCGGGCGCCGTGA